A window of the Vibrio pomeroyi genome harbors these coding sequences:
- a CDS encoding YciN family protein, translating into MTKKVIAEFDLLLIANQIIQSHDDYIEGMRTNSVVEKDDVLIFKGEYFLDSNGMPTENTTAVFNMFKYLAHHLSKEFTLQQ; encoded by the coding sequence ATGACAAAGAAAGTAATAGCAGAATTTGATTTACTGCTTATCGCAAACCAAATTATCCAATCACATGATGACTACATTGAAGGCATGCGCACAAACAGCGTAGTAGAGAAAGACGATGTACTCATCTTCAAAGGTGAATACTTCCTAGACAGCAATGGAATGCCGACAGAGAATACAACCGCAGTGTTTAACATGTTTAAATACTTAGCGCACCATCTTTCGAAAGAGTTTACGCTTCAGCAATAA
- the clpS gene encoding ATP-dependent Clp protease adapter ClpS: MSRNFEWASPGSDLLEKEATKVKPPAMYNVVLNNDDYTPMDFVIEILERFFSLDIEKATEVMLKVHYEGKAICGTYSAEIAETKVAQVTMYSKENEHPLLCTMEQV, translated from the coding sequence ATGAGCAGAAACTTTGAATGGGCATCTCCAGGCTCAGATTTACTGGAGAAAGAAGCAACAAAAGTAAAGCCACCGGCAATGTATAACGTTGTGTTAAATAACGATGACTACACGCCCATGGACTTTGTAATCGAGATCCTAGAGCGATTCTTCTCACTAGATATCGAAAAAGCAACGGAAGTGATGCTCAAGGTTCATTATGAAGGTAAAGCTATATGCGGCACGTACAGTGCTGAAATAGCGGAAACAAAGGTAGCGCAGGTCACGATGTACTCAAAGGAAAATGAGCATCCGCTACTATGTACAATGGAGCAAGTATAA
- the infA gene encoding translation initiation factor IF-1: protein MAKEDVIEMQGTVLDTLPNTMFRVELENGHVVTAHISGKMRKNYIRILTGDKVTVEMTPYDLSKGRIVFRAR, encoded by the coding sequence ATGGCTAAAGAAGACGTAATCGAGATGCAAGGCACTGTCCTTGATACTCTACCAAACACAATGTTCCGTGTTGAGCTTGAAAACGGTCACGTAGTGACAGCACACATCTCTGGTAAAATGCGTAAGAACTACATCCGTATTCTTACTGGTGATAAAGTAACTGTTGAGATGACTCCATACGACCTTTCTAAAGGCCGCATCGTCTTCCGTGCTCGTTAA
- the glgC gene encoding glucose-1-phosphate adenylyltransferase: MAGVLGMILAGGEGSRLRPLTESRSKPSVPFGGSYRLIDFALNNFVNADLMKIYVLTQFKSQSLFHHMKKGWNISGITDRFIDPIPAQMRTGKRWYEGTADAIYQNLRFMQLEEPDQVCIFGSDHIYKMDIKQMLDFHKEKKAALTVSALRMPLAEASEFGVIEVDAEGRMIGFEEKPANPKSIPGDPESALVSMGNYVFEANELFAELVEDADKEDSTHDFGKDIIPNMVPRGDVFVYDFSTNRITGEKEEVYWRDVGTIDAYWQAHMDLLEKDAPFSLYNRKWPLHTYYPPLPPATFTDSANGRVQIIDSLVCNGSYVRGSRIEKCVLGFRSNIASACDISESILLGDVKVGEGCVLRRVIVDKDADIAPGTQIGVNLKEDKKHYHVSDDGVVVIPKGARVGY; encoded by the coding sequence ATGGCTGGTGTATTGGGAATGATTCTTGCTGGTGGTGAAGGCTCTCGCTTAAGACCTTTAACTGAATCTCGCAGCAAACCCTCGGTTCCTTTCGGTGGTAGCTACCGCTTAATTGATTTCGCTTTGAACAACTTCGTTAATGCTGATCTTATGAAGATCTATGTATTAACACAATTCAAGTCACAATCTCTGTTCCACCATATGAAAAAAGGTTGGAATATCAGTGGCATAACAGACCGTTTTATCGACCCAATTCCTGCGCAAATGCGTACGGGTAAGCGTTGGTATGAAGGTACTGCGGATGCTATCTATCAAAACCTTCGCTTCATGCAGTTGGAAGAACCAGATCAAGTTTGTATTTTTGGTTCAGATCATATTTACAAAATGGACATTAAGCAGATGCTTGATTTCCACAAAGAAAAGAAAGCTGCGCTAACGGTTTCTGCACTGCGTATGCCGCTTGCTGAAGCATCAGAGTTTGGTGTTATCGAAGTGGATGCGGAAGGTCGTATGATTGGTTTTGAAGAAAAACCAGCTAACCCTAAGTCAATTCCGGGCGACCCAGAATCTGCGCTTGTTTCTATGGGTAACTACGTATTTGAAGCAAACGAGCTTTTCGCTGAGCTTGTTGAAGATGCAGATAAAGAAGATTCGACGCACGACTTCGGCAAAGACATCATTCCAAACATGGTTCCACGCGGTGATGTGTTTGTTTACGACTTCAGCACGAACCGTATTACTGGTGAGAAAGAAGAAGTTTACTGGCGCGATGTAGGTACGATTGACGCGTACTGGCAAGCTCACATGGACCTTCTTGAAAAAGATGCGCCATTCTCTCTATACAACCGCAAGTGGCCACTACATACTTATTACCCGCCATTACCACCTGCGACGTTTACTGATTCGGCAAATGGCCGTGTTCAGATCATCGACAGCTTAGTGTGTAACGGTAGTTACGTACGCGGTTCTCGTATTGAGAAGTGTGTACTGGGTTTCCGCAGCAATATCGCATCAGCGTGTGATATTAGCGAAAGTATCTTATTGGGCGATGTGAAAGTGGGCGAGGGCTGTGTACTTCGTCGTGTTATCGTTGATAAAGATGCAGACATCGCACCTGGTACACAGATCGGCGTTAACCTGAAAGAAGATAAAAAGCATTACCACGTCTCTGACGATGGTGTAGTAGTTATTCCTAAAGGAGCACGAGTTGGTTACTAA
- the cspD gene encoding cold shock domain-containing protein CspD — MATGTVKWFNNAKGFGFICPEGEDGDIFAHYSTIQMEGYRTLKAGQQVDYEVESGPKGSHASSVVPVEGSAAK, encoded by the coding sequence ATGGCTACAGGTACAGTAAAATGGTTTAACAATGCCAAAGGGTTTGGCTTTATTTGTCCAGAAGGTGAAGACGGCGATATTTTCGCGCACTACTCCACAATACAAATGGAAGGTTATCGAACCTTAAAGGCTGGTCAGCAGGTCGACTATGAAGTAGAAAGTGGACCTAAAGGCTCGCACGCTAGCTCTGTTGTTCCTGTAGAAGGCAGCGCCGCAAAATAG
- the aroA gene encoding 3-phosphoshikimate 1-carboxyvinyltransferase, with the protein MESLTLQPIQKVSGEVNLPGSKSVSNRALLLAALSTGTTRLTNLLDSDDIRHMLNALTQLGVNYQLSADKTVCEVTGVGGAFSSDKALELFLGNAGTAMRPLAAALCLGRGEYVLTGEPRMKERPIGHLVTALREAGAEVEYLENENYPPLKITGTGLKSGTVSIDGSISSQFLTAFLMAAPLADGEVTIKIDGELVSKPYIDITLHIMKQFGVDVINNDYQEFVIPTGQSYTAPGDFLVEGDASSASYFLAAAAIKGGEIKVTGIGKNSIQGDIQFADALEKMGAEIEWGDDYVISRCGELKGIDMDYNHIPDAAMTIATTALFAKGTTAIRNVYNWRVKETDRLAAMATELRKVGAEVEEGEDYIIVNPVTELTHAAIDTYDDHRMAMCFSLVALSDTPVTINDPGCTSKTFPDYFDKLKMLSQ; encoded by the coding sequence ATGGAAAGCCTTACGTTACAACCAATTCAAAAAGTGAGTGGGGAAGTTAACCTACCTGGCTCAAAAAGTGTTTCTAACCGTGCACTTCTTTTGGCTGCACTTTCAACTGGAACGACTCGCCTAACAAACTTGCTAGACAGTGATGACATTCGTCATATGCTGAATGCCTTGACTCAACTAGGTGTTAATTATCAGCTGTCTGCTGACAAAACTGTTTGTGAAGTAACAGGTGTTGGTGGTGCATTCTCAAGCGATAAAGCCCTTGAACTTTTCTTAGGTAACGCAGGTACGGCGATGCGCCCGCTTGCTGCAGCATTGTGTTTAGGCCGTGGTGAATACGTTCTGACAGGCGAGCCTCGTATGAAAGAGCGTCCGATTGGTCACTTAGTAACGGCACTACGAGAAGCCGGCGCTGAAGTCGAATATCTAGAAAACGAAAACTACCCACCATTGAAGATCACAGGTACTGGTCTTAAGAGTGGAACGGTTTCAATCGACGGTTCTATCTCTAGCCAGTTTTTGACGGCATTTTTGATGGCCGCACCGTTAGCTGACGGCGAAGTGACCATCAAAATTGACGGTGAATTGGTTTCTAAACCTTACATTGATATCACGCTACACATCATGAAACAATTTGGTGTGGACGTGATCAATAACGATTACCAAGAGTTCGTGATTCCGACTGGTCAATCTTACACAGCTCCGGGTGACTTCTTAGTTGAAGGCGATGCATCTTCTGCTTCTTATTTTCTTGCGGCAGCAGCGATTAAAGGCGGCGAGATCAAGGTGACGGGTATTGGTAAAAACAGTATCCAAGGTGATATCCAATTCGCTGATGCCCTTGAAAAAATGGGTGCTGAAATCGAATGGGGTGATGACTACGTTATCTCTCGTTGTGGTGAGCTGAAAGGCATTGATATGGACTATAACCATATTCCTGATGCTGCGATGACTATTGCGACAACGGCTCTGTTTGCGAAAGGCACAACGGCTATCCGTAACGTCTACAACTGGCGTGTGAAAGAGACTGACCGTTTGGCTGCGATGGCAACCGAATTACGTAAAGTCGGTGCTGAGGTTGAAGAGGGTGAAGATTACATCATCGTTAACCCAGTTACTGAACTGACACACGCGGCGATTGATACCTATGATGACCACCGCATGGCGATGTGCTTCTCACTAGTGGCTCTGAGCGACACGCCTGTGACCATTAATGATCCAGGTTGTACGTCAAAGACATTCCCTGATTACTTCGACAAGCTGAAAATGCTGAGTCAATAA
- the aat gene encoding leucyl/phenylalanyl-tRNA--protein transferase: protein MTIYLTELDTTSIEFPSPFDALDEPNGLLAFGGDLSPMRILNAYSQGIFPWYGPGEPILWWSPAPRAVFNPKTFEPSKSLKKFQRKHNYRVSINQATDKVIGYCSSLRPEEETWLNNDMQSAYCELASLGFCHSVEVWQGDELIGGLYGLQRGQVFCGESMFSLKTNASKIALWYFCKHFTRFGGKLIDCQVMNPHLESLGAIEVERDEFLSSLQSLKETPVDDACFESQWLEETP from the coding sequence ATGACTATATACCTAACCGAACTTGATACTACTAGTATAGAGTTTCCTTCGCCCTTCGACGCGCTTGATGAACCCAACGGTCTGCTCGCCTTTGGTGGTGACTTGTCACCAATGCGAATTTTAAATGCTTATAGCCAAGGTATATTTCCATGGTATGGCCCAGGTGAGCCTATACTTTGGTGGAGCCCAGCACCGCGAGCGGTATTTAATCCTAAGACATTTGAACCGTCAAAAAGTCTTAAAAAGTTTCAAAGAAAACACAATTATCGTGTCAGCATAAACCAAGCGACTGACAAAGTGATTGGTTACTGCTCGTCACTAAGGCCTGAAGAAGAAACGTGGCTGAACAATGACATGCAGTCAGCCTATTGTGAACTCGCTTCATTAGGATTCTGTCATTCCGTTGAAGTGTGGCAAGGCGATGAACTGATCGGCGGGCTTTATGGCTTACAAAGAGGCCAAGTCTTTTGCGGTGAATCGATGTTTAGCTTGAAGACCAATGCCTCTAAAATTGCGCTATGGTACTTTTGTAAACACTTTACCCGATTCGGTGGCAAGCTCATCGATTGCCAAGTTATGAATCCTCACTTGGAATCCTTAGGCGCTATCGAGGTCGAGAGAGACGAATTTCTGAGCTCTCTACAGTCACTCAAAGAAACGCCCGTTGACGATGCATGCTTTGAAAGCCAATGGCTAGAGGAAACGCCTTAA
- a CDS encoding arginyltransferase yields the protein MNPDLQQIRIGLTDNHACSYLPHLEERVAVTLDEHMHTSDNYEVLLANGFRRSGSTIYKPHCDNCSACQAIRLSIPEVKFSKSQRRVLNKAKSLRWELKDTMDDNWFDLYSRYITARHRSGTMYPPKKEEFLQFSQNEWLTTKFMHIYDENKLIGIAVTDVMAHSTSAFYTFFDPDIDISMGTLGVLFQIQHAQKEQKQWLYLGYQIDECPAMNYKVRFQRHQRLVNQRWQG from the coding sequence ATGAATCCAGATTTACAACAAATCAGAATTGGATTAACCGACAATCACGCTTGCAGCTACTTACCTCACCTCGAAGAAAGAGTGGCAGTCACGCTTGATGAACACATGCACACCTCAGATAACTATGAAGTTCTACTTGCCAACGGGTTTCGTCGTAGCGGGTCAACGATCTATAAGCCACATTGCGATAATTGCTCAGCGTGCCAAGCCATTCGTCTTTCTATTCCAGAAGTTAAGTTTTCTAAGAGCCAACGACGCGTCCTCAACAAGGCAAAGTCACTTCGTTGGGAACTAAAAGACACGATGGATGACAACTGGTTCGATTTATATAGCCGCTATATTACCGCTCGCCATCGTTCGGGCACTATGTACCCACCAAAGAAGGAAGAGTTTCTACAATTCTCACAAAATGAGTGGCTTACAACAAAGTTTATGCATATCTATGACGAGAACAAGTTAATCGGAATCGCGGTTACCGATGTTATGGCTCATAGCACCAGCGCGTTTTATACCTTCTTCGATCCTGATATCGATATATCCATGGGAACACTTGGCGTTCTATTCCAGATCCAACATGCCCAGAAAGAGCAAAAACAGTGGTTATATTTGGGTTATCAAATCGATGAATGCCCTGCGATGAACTATAAAGTACGATTTCAACGTCATCAAAGGCTAGTAAATCAGCGGTGGCAAGGGTAG
- a CDS encoding outer membrane lipoprotein yields MKKLLWILLVLPMLANAAYNRNEARPVNEVVYGEIDTVRYITQQEIAESKANGWETLLGAAIGGLIGNQFGGGTGKEVATAVGAVAGAGIARNRGNTQYKIEYKLVELLVKTKDNKLVNIIQDVDNSMLFNRGDDVRILYFSDGVRVDLAY; encoded by the coding sequence ATGAAGAAGTTGCTTTGGATTTTACTTGTTTTGCCCATGTTGGCAAATGCAGCTTACAACAGAAACGAAGCTCGACCAGTGAACGAAGTCGTTTATGGTGAGATCGATACGGTTAGATACATCACTCAACAAGAGATCGCTGAATCGAAAGCGAATGGTTGGGAAACCTTATTGGGTGCTGCGATCGGCGGCTTGATCGGTAACCAGTTTGGTGGTGGTACCGGCAAAGAAGTAGCGACGGCTGTTGGTGCTGTGGCTGGTGCAGGGATTGCTCGAAATCGAGGCAATACACAATATAAAATCGAGTACAAACTTGTCGAGTTATTGGTCAAAACCAAAGACAACAAGTTAGTTAACATCATCCAAGATGTCGATAATTCGATGTTGTTTAACCGAGGCGACGATGTGCGAATTCTGTATTTTTCCGATGGCGTACGTGTTGATCTAGCGTACTAG
- the clpA gene encoding ATP-dependent Clp protease ATP-binding subunit ClpA produces the protein MLNKELESSLNGAFARARDKRHEFMTVEHLLLALLENDAAKEALQACQADLDALRNELDIFIDQTTPLIPESDETRETQPTLSFQRVLQRAVFHVQSSGRSEVTGANVLVAIFSEQESHAAYLLKKNDISRLDIVNFISHGITKASNEGDSASSSDSFGGAENAEEANSEDRLENFATNLNEVAKQGNIDPLIGRDKELERTIQVLCRRRKNNPLLVGEAGVGKTAIAEGLAWRIVEGQVPEIIQSSVIYSLDIGSLLAGTKYRGDFEKRFKAILKQLEKEEDAILFIDEIHTIIGAGAASGGQVDAANLIKPLLSSGKLRCIGSTTYQEYSSIFEKERALSRRFQKIDIVEPSLDDTTKILIGLKPKYEAHHEVRYTNKALRAAVELSAKYINERHLPDKAIDVIDEAGARSRLAPASRRKKTVSVADIESMVAKMARIPEKSVSSSDKDTLQKLDDRMKMLVFGQDPAIDVLSEAIKLTRAGLGADNKPVGSFLFAGPTGVGKTEVTVQLSKLMGIELLRFDMSEYGERHSVSRLIGAPPGYVGYDQGGLLTDAVIKNPHSVVLLDEIEKAHPDIFNLLLQVMDNGTLTDNNGRKADFRNVILVMTTNAGVAETEKKSIGLIQQDHAPDAMGEIKKVFTPEFRNRLDNIIWFNSLDPSVISQVVDKFIVELQVQLDARGVSLEVSEDARHWLADKGYDKTMGARPMGRVIQEKLKKPLANELLFGSLVDGGTVKVSLKKDELDFIYVGAKEEVMH, from the coding sequence ATGCTAAATAAAGAATTAGAGTCGAGTTTAAATGGCGCATTTGCTCGTGCGCGAGACAAGCGACATGAGTTTATGACTGTCGAACACCTCCTACTAGCATTATTAGAAAATGATGCGGCCAAGGAAGCGCTCCAAGCTTGTCAGGCTGATCTCGATGCTCTTCGCAATGAGCTCGATATTTTTATCGATCAAACGACCCCACTTATCCCTGAAAGCGACGAAACTCGTGAAACTCAGCCAACATTGAGCTTTCAACGAGTACTTCAGCGCGCTGTTTTTCATGTTCAATCTTCAGGTCGCAGCGAAGTAACAGGTGCAAACGTACTTGTGGCTATTTTTAGTGAGCAAGAGTCTCACGCGGCGTATCTTCTTAAGAAAAACGACATCAGTCGCTTAGACATCGTTAACTTCATCTCACACGGCATTACTAAAGCCAGCAACGAAGGCGATAGTGCTTCATCATCGGATTCATTTGGTGGTGCAGAAAATGCTGAAGAAGCAAACTCCGAAGATCGTTTAGAAAATTTCGCGACCAACCTTAACGAAGTTGCGAAGCAGGGTAATATTGACCCTCTAATTGGCCGTGACAAAGAGCTTGAACGTACTATTCAAGTCCTATGTCGTCGTCGTAAGAATAACCCTCTACTAGTGGGCGAAGCGGGTGTAGGTAAAACTGCCATCGCTGAAGGTCTTGCGTGGCGCATTGTTGAAGGTCAAGTGCCTGAAATTATTCAGAGCAGCGTGATTTACTCTTTAGATATTGGTTCACTGCTTGCGGGAACGAAATATCGTGGTGATTTTGAGAAACGTTTTAAAGCGATTCTTAAGCAACTCGAGAAAGAAGAAGACGCGATCCTATTCATCGATGAGATCCACACCATTATTGGTGCGGGTGCAGCATCGGGCGGTCAGGTTGATGCCGCAAACTTAATTAAGCCGCTATTAAGCAGCGGTAAGTTACGTTGCATCGGCTCAACAACTTACCAAGAGTACAGCAGTATTTTTGAGAAGGAGCGTGCGCTATCTCGTCGTTTCCAGAAAATCGATATTGTTGAACCATCATTAGATGACACGACTAAGATTCTGATTGGTCTTAAGCCAAAATACGAAGCTCACCACGAAGTACGTTACACCAACAAAGCGTTGCGTGCGGCTGTGGAACTGTCTGCTAAATACATAAACGAACGTCACCTACCTGATAAGGCGATTGACGTAATTGATGAAGCAGGCGCTCGTAGTCGTTTAGCACCAGCAAGCCGTCGTAAGAAAACGGTAAGTGTGGCTGATATTGAGTCAATGGTTGCGAAAATGGCGCGTATTCCTGAGAAGTCAGTATCGTCTTCAGACAAAGATACGCTGCAGAAACTGGATGACCGCATGAAAATGTTGGTATTCGGACAAGACCCAGCTATCGATGTATTGAGCGAGGCGATCAAGCTAACTCGTGCAGGGCTAGGTGCAGACAATAAACCGGTTGGTTCATTCCTATTTGCTGGTCCTACTGGTGTCGGTAAAACCGAGGTTACGGTTCAACTGTCTAAACTGATGGGCATTGAGCTGCTGCGCTTTGATATGTCTGAGTACGGTGAACGTCACTCAGTGAGCCGTCTAATCGGTGCTCCTCCTGGTTATGTTGGTTATGACCAAGGTGGTCTACTGACTGACGCGGTAATCAAGAATCCACACTCTGTTGTGCTACTTGATGAGATCGAAAAAGCGCACCCAGATATCTTCAACCTGTTACTGCAGGTGATGGATAACGGCACACTAACTGATAACAACGGCCGTAAAGCGGATTTCCGTAACGTGATCTTGGTGATGACAACCAATGCTGGTGTTGCTGAAACTGAGAAGAAATCGATCGGCCTGATCCAACAAGATCATGCACCAGATGCGATGGGCGAAATTAAGAAGGTATTTACTCCTGAATTCCGTAACCGTCTTGATAACATCATTTGGTTCAACAGCTTGGATCCAAGTGTGATTAGCCAAGTAGTCGACAAGTTCATTGTTGAGCTTCAGGTTCAACTGGACGCACGTGGCGTATCTCTAGAGGTTTCTGAAGATGCTCGTCACTGGTTGGCAGACAAAGGCTACGACAAGACCATGGGCGCTCGTCCTATGGGACGTGTGATTCAAGAGAAGCTTAAGAAGCCTCTTGCGAATGAATTGCTGTTCGGTAGCTTGGTTGATGGCGGTACGGTGAAAGTATCTCTGAAGAAAGACGAACTTGACTTCATCTATGTTGGTGCAAAAGAAGAGGTTATGCACTAA
- the topA gene encoding type I DNA topoisomerase, whose amino-acid sequence MGKSLVIVESPAKAKTINKYLGKDFVVKSSVGHVRDLPTAGQSTGKKAAAVSTKGMSPEEKARIKKEKDRKALIKKMGINPYKEWEANYQVLPGKEKVVAELQKLAENADHVYLATDLDREGEAIAWHLREIIGGDETRYKRVVFNEITKNAIQQAFETPGELNIDGVNAQQARRFMDRVVGFMVSPLLWKKVARGLSAGRVQSVAVKLLVEREREINAFIPEEFWDVHADTKTAEKTDFRLQVAQKDGVAFKPENEAQTQAAVSVLEKAQYEVCKREDRPTKSKPSAPYITSTLQQAASTRLGYGVKKTMMLAQRLYEAGYITYMRTDSTNLSSEAVEAAREYIGSEFGAQYLPPKALAYGSKEGAQEAHEAIRPSSVDVKSEDLNGVDADAHKLYSLIWNQFVACQMTPAQYDSTTVSVKADEYTLKAKGRILKFDGWTRVQRPMGKNEDTILPAVQIGDKLDLIALDPKQHFTKPPARFTEAALVKELEKRGIGRPSTYASIISTIQDRGYVKIEQRRFYAEKMGEIVTDRLDGSFNDLMNYDFTARMEQKLDQIAEGEASWKGVLDNFFEDFTGDLEKADLDEDAGGMKPNHIVETDIECPTCGRKMGIRTASTGVFLGCSGYALPPKERCKTTINLGDEEGIINVLEEDVETAALRAKKRCPICETAMDAYLIDDKRKMHVCGNNPNCEGYVVEHGEFKVKGYDGPLVECDKCGSDMVLKNGRFGKYMDCTNDDCKNTRKILKNGEVAPPKEDPVHFPELPCENSDAYFVLRDGASGLFMAASNFPKSRETRAPLVEELVRFKDRISPKFQYLTSAPVADPDGKPAVVRFSRKTKENYVRTEVDGKPSGWTALYIDGKWEVTDKRKKPKEK is encoded by the coding sequence ATGGGTAAATCGCTCGTTATAGTGGAGTCGCCGGCCAAGGCTAAAACTATCAATAAATACCTTGGCAAAGACTTTGTCGTTAAGTCGAGTGTAGGTCACGTACGTGATTTACCAACGGCTGGTCAAAGTACTGGTAAAAAGGCTGCTGCAGTTTCAACAAAGGGTATGAGCCCAGAAGAAAAAGCTCGTATCAAGAAAGAAAAAGATCGCAAAGCTCTTATCAAAAAAATGGGTATCAACCCGTATAAAGAGTGGGAAGCGAACTACCAAGTACTGCCTGGTAAAGAAAAAGTCGTTGCTGAATTGCAAAAACTGGCTGAGAACGCAGACCATGTTTATCTCGCAACCGATTTGGACCGCGAAGGAGAAGCTATCGCATGGCACCTTCGTGAGATCATCGGTGGCGATGAAACGCGATACAAGCGAGTGGTTTTTAACGAAATCACCAAGAATGCTATTCAACAAGCTTTCGAAACTCCTGGTGAGTTAAATATTGATGGCGTAAATGCACAGCAAGCACGACGTTTTATGGACCGTGTTGTTGGCTTTATGGTGTCACCTCTGCTTTGGAAGAAAGTAGCACGAGGCCTATCCGCTGGCCGTGTTCAATCAGTAGCTGTAAAACTATTGGTAGAGCGTGAGCGCGAGATTAATGCCTTTATCCCTGAAGAGTTCTGGGATGTGCATGCTGATACAAAAACAGCAGAAAAAACCGACTTCAGACTGCAAGTTGCACAGAAAGACGGTGTTGCGTTTAAACCTGAAAATGAAGCGCAAACTCAAGCTGCAGTTAGTGTTTTAGAAAAAGCGCAATACGAAGTATGTAAACGTGAAGACCGCCCAACGAAGAGTAAGCCGTCGGCACCTTACATTACATCGACACTGCAACAAGCGGCGAGTACGCGTCTTGGTTACGGCGTAAAGAAAACCATGATGCTGGCTCAACGTCTGTATGAAGCGGGTTACATTACTTATATGCGTACTGACTCGACCAACTTGAGTTCAGAAGCGGTAGAAGCGGCTCGTGAATACATTGGTTCTGAGTTTGGTGCTCAATATCTTCCACCGAAAGCACTGGCATACGGCAGCAAAGAGGGCGCTCAAGAGGCCCACGAAGCGATTCGTCCTTCAAGTGTGGATGTTAAGTCGGAAGATCTAAACGGCGTAGACGCAGACGCACACAAGCTTTACTCGCTGATTTGGAATCAATTTGTTGCTTGTCAAATGACACCTGCGCAATACGATTCAACAACAGTGAGCGTTAAGGCTGACGAATACACGCTAAAAGCGAAAGGTCGTATTCTTAAGTTTGATGGTTGGACTCGCGTTCAACGCCCAATGGGTAAAAACGAAGATACGATTCTTCCAGCAGTTCAAATTGGCGATAAGCTTGACCTGATTGCTTTAGACCCTAAGCAGCACTTCACTAAGCCACCCGCTCGTTTCACTGAAGCGGCGCTTGTTAAAGAGCTTGAGAAGCGTGGTATCGGTCGTCCTTCAACGTATGCATCGATCATCTCGACGATCCAAGATCGTGGTTACGTGAAAATTGAACAACGCCGTTTCTATGCTGAGAAGATGGGTGAGATTGTTACTGACCGTCTAGATGGCAGTTTCAATGACCTAATGAACTATGACTTTACAGCTCGTATGGAGCAAAAGTTAGACCAAATTGCTGAAGGCGAAGCAAGCTGGAAAGGCGTGCTGGATAACTTCTTTGAAGACTTCACTGGCGATTTGGAAAAAGCGGATCTTGATGAAGACGCGGGCGGCATGAAGCCAAACCACATCGTAGAAACTGATATCGAGTGTCCGACTTGTGGTCGTAAAATGGGTATCCGTACTGCTTCGACAGGCGTATTCTTAGGCTGTTCTGGCTATGCACTTCCACCTAAAGAGCGTTGTAAGACAACGATCAATCTTGGTGACGAAGAAGGCATTATCAACGTGCTTGAAGAAGACGTTGAAACAGCAGCACTTCGAGCTAAGAAACGTTGTCCTATCTGTGAGACGGCAATGGATGCTTATCTGATTGATGATAAGCGCAAGATGCACGTATGTGGTAACAACCCTAACTGTGAAGGTTATGTGGTTGAGCACGGTGAGTTCAAAGTGAAAGGCTACGATGGTCCGCTTGTTGAGTGTGACAAGTGTGGCTCTGATATGGTTCTAAAGAATGGTCGTTTCGGTAAGTACATGGATTGTACCAATGACGATTGTAAGAACACTCGTAAGATTCTAAAGAATGGCGAAGTTGCGCCACCAAAAGAAGACCCAGTGCACTTCCCTGAACTTCCATGTGAAAACTCAGACGCGTACTTCGTGCTTCGTGACGGTGCTTCTGGTCTGTTTATGGCGGCGAGCAATTTCCCTAAATCACGTGAAACACGTGCACCATTAGTGGAAGAGCTGGTTCGTTTTAAAGACCGCATTTCACCTAAGTTCCAGTACCTGACGTCAGCACCAGTTGCTGATCCTGATGGTAAGCCGGCAGTGGTTCGTTTTAGTCGTAAGACAAAAGAAAACTACGTTCGTACTGAAGTAGATGGAAAACCATCTGGTTGGACCGCTCTGTATATCGACGGTAAATGGGAAGTTACGGATAAACGTAAAAAGCCCAAAGAAAAGTAA